cctgctgcctgcccCAGGGACAGTGCAGCATGAGGGCCGACACCTCCGCCACCCTTTGGCCTCAGCCTGCTTGGGGCAGAGCCCTGGCTGGCGAGCTGCCCCAGGCGAAGGTAGGAGAAGCCACACCCATCTAGTGCAGCCAGAGATGGCTGGGACGCTCACACTACCATGGATGCAGGGGCGCGGGGCTGGCTCAGTTCACCTAGAGTGCATGTCCCCTGCCTTTAACCTGCCGTAACCAGGCTCAGAGCCACACTTTCAGGCTCCTGAGTAGACCTTgcggctccccccacacccccaggctgcagagccCTTTCTACAGCTGGCACCCAACCATGAACACAGGTGGCCTTAGAGCTGTGTGCAGAACCGGGCTCAGATTCACTGGCACGGGTTTGTAATTGCAGCGCACGTATATGTGCCCTttaggttgccaggtgtctggtttcaaccagaacgcccagtcgaaaagggactctggcagcACCGGTTGGAGCTGTGGGGGATGGCGCCTGCGGGAGTGAAGGCAGCACGCAccccacagagctgcctggctgcccctgtgcctagagactgcagggacctggcaaCCATTTCAAACCCCTCatacctggccccaccccaaggcAAAGCCTTcactcccaccccaaacccctgccccagcctggagcccctcccacagcccaagcacctcagccccagcctccccccagtCCACCCCCGCAGCCCAaagcccgtaccccctcctgcatcccaaccccctactccagcctggtgaaagtgagtgagggtggggaactGAGAGCAACAGAAGGAGGGGGGTGAAGCTAgcgaggggcggggcctcagaaaaGGGGCAAGGTGCtgggttttgtgtgattagaaagttggctaCCCTACATGCCCTACACACTGCTCATGGAGTTGTGGGGGTGATGTTGGGCGGCAGAACTTCACGTCGGGCCCTCAGCAGCCTCGTCCTGCCTCCTGACCCCGTGCTGTGAGAAGCAGCTGCGCTTTCCTTCACTGTGCAGagaacaggcagcagcagcgccCAGGCGGTGATGGTCCCTTGCAGAGCAGGGAAACCCAGCTCTGCCCaccgggggagagggagggggggggagagggaggggcaccCCGAGCTTGTGTTAGGTGTAGGTCTCACACGTATCACTGGAGCTCTTGCTCGTTGGGAGTTGGAGGGTTGTGGCAGGCATAGTAGAAACAAACTCCTAAGCCCAGCGCAAATGACAGCGGCACAGTCACTTACCACAGTCAGAGGCTGCCcttgggcagggccagctctcaGGGAAGGGAAGCAAAATTCCTGGCCAGGCTGGCTCAGCAGGAGAGGCTGACATCTTGCCCCTGCTGCAGGGAGTGAACTGGGCTGCACCAGTCCCTGCACCACAGGCAGCAATCGTGACAGCGTGAGGCTGGAGGAGCCCAGCCTGCCCTACAGTGGCCCTTTCTGCGGGAGAGCCCGGGTCCATACAGACTTCACGCCCAGCCCCTACGACAAGGACTCATTGAAGCTGCGGGTGAGTAAGGCCTGGCCGGCTGAGAAAGGAGGAATGTGGGTGCAGAAAGAAAGAGCTGTTACTgaacacaccaccaccaccgatCCCTGCTCGCTTGCCTCAACAGGCTCAAGTCATGGAGCCAGCGCTCCTTGGCTCAACTGGAGGAGCttctggggccggggctgggccttTACGATAGCTGTCCTTTCTCCAAGTGCAAATGAAAACAGAACAGGAAGGGCCCAGGTCTCCTTCGGCAGCGCTTCATGTGTCATTCCCATGAGGCACGACCTCCATGCGACTCCCATGCCACAAGGCACCAGGCAGTGTGAACTGGGACTAACACCCCTCTTCGGGCCTGGCATAAACACCCTGCGGCTGAGGGGCTGGACAGGCCCAGCTGCTAGGAGAGCCTTCTCCAGTCTTGCGAGGGCCTACATTGCAGCAAGCAGGATCACCCCTTGTAACCATCACAAAGGCACAAGCCCAGGCTGTCCCccatggcaggcagggccggctccaggcaccagcccaccaaacatgtgcttggggcggcgcctggaggggggcggcggggcgctccgcccgagagcggggccgcgactgggctcgctgccctccccgtggcgctccggccgccggggagagcagagccgcagcgggctcgccgcctgCCCCCCGGCcgctcggggagagcggggcctcggccgggctctccgccctgctcccggcgctctggctgcgggggagagcggagccgcggcgggctcgccgccctcccccccggcgcttcggcccggtcggggattgcgggcccatGGTcaggctcagcgccctcccctgcctcgctgggggggggggggggggggggaatgggttTGACgacagagccggccctgatgatagGCCCCTCCTGGCAACTCCCTGGGCAGCACAGAGCTCCGCTGCTGGGAAGTTAGCTCTGGTGCTGGCTCTGCTGCCCCCGCCAGCCACCACCATTGGCTAACAGGCCATAGAAAGCTCAGCCTTGTAGCCGAGCTAGCACCCAGCCCTATAGTCAATCCTGCAGCACAACAGAGTTGGAGAACAGCTGGCTCCCCAGGGGCACAGTCCCAGAGCACCACAGAGCTGCTGAAATGACCCTAGCCTCTTCCCCGTCCTCccaggagaaggggggaggggctgggtcaggGTCAGACCTTACTCTGCCCCCCCTCATCACAGCACCTGAGCATCGTGCAACTGGATCGCATGGGTTTCTCCTCCCACCTTCCAAGCAGCAGGGCCGTAGTCCCAACGTACATGGGGGATCAAGGCCCAGAGGGACTAATGGGCCTGTCCAAGGTCCTATGGGgcctctgtggcagagcagggaattgaaccagggGCTCCCAGTTCCTaagctagtgctctaaccactaggacaGCCTTCCCCAGGCTAGGCCAGGGTGCTACATGGGCTCTTGGGAATGCTGCAGCCTTGGCATCAGGGCAAGCAGCCTCAAACCAGTCTCTCACTCCCAGAGGCAGAGAGGATGCTTAGAGCCACCTTCCACCCACGGATACCGGGCCTCGGTCCAGCTCTTCTGCCTCAATCTCTGCTGTGTGCTCCCACTGGCTTAGCAAGTCGGGTCTCCCCTGGCGCTCCCACGCCCGAGCAGCTGGCTGGCACTGTACTAAAACACCAGCACCTGGCTGAGCCCCATCTGGCACCAGAGGAGCTGACCAGTGATGCCAATAGGGAAAATGTGGGGCAAAAAAGTCTGGCAGAGGCAGTCCCGGCCTTCACCTTCCTCACTGCAGGGGTAGGAGAGAGGATGACACCTACCCCCAACTGTGGGAACCCTCCCTGGGCTCACAGCCGCAGGCGGGCTCCAGGGAACAAATGCCAGCGCCTTTGCCCCCCACAGCATGTCAGCGGTACTGCGGGGGGCCAGGCCCCCAACCAGCTCCTACCTGTGCCGCTGCTAGGGGAGCCCATGGGCACAGACCCAGCAACCACAGCACAGGTCGGACAAGCCCAGCCCCGTCCCACCTGCCCAGGGGTAGAGATTCTCAAAGGGATTCCTCTTCATGTTTGGCCCAGAAAGGGGACATCATCGGGATCATAGAGAAGCCCCCCGTGGGCACCTGGACGGGGATGCTAAACAACAGAGTGGGCTCCTTCAAGTTCATCTATGTGGACATCATCCCCGAGGAGCCGGTGCCAGCCCGCAAGAGCCGTGTGCAGAGCAAGAGCAAGCGGCCCAAGCCCAAGACCTTACACGAGCTGCTGGAGCGCATAAACCTAGAGGTGAGAGCCTGGCCGCgggctctggggaaggggaggacagGCAACCTGCACACAGGCACcagcagtagggtgaccatatgtcctgttttggccaggacagtccctttcttaagccctgtcccagccatcctgacttttttggcaaaagcgAGGTGCGCAGGAACGTGGGGGGGTGAATGGGGATGCCAGCCGTGCCCAGGAAGGGAGGCAGGGCTTGAGGGAGCAGCGATACCGACACCAGCCCCAGCCTCGCTCATCTCTCATATCAGCAACAGTTCTGCCAACCTGCTCCATCTGATCCCTGCACCATTCAGTGCAGCCACACCAAACGCAGGGAATGCGGCTGCAGTACATGGCATCAAAATGCTGCAATTCTCATCTATAGACCACAAAACAAACTATGGCATGTCCACTTAATCATTCATTCCTCATTATcatcacacacacccccttactGAACCCttcccagtggctattgccagctccagggggcagagttaaggtggccTGCGGGGGGCATACCTTTAAGTTTGtatttcctgattttcagaggtttaagtttGTGTTACCTTAACTCTTCATTTGCTGTTTTATAGAGGTTTCAGTTTAACCATTCTTGGTATATACTTTGGGGGGTACAAGGCAGCACTAGGGAGCCTCACCTCTGCATTAATTGATTAGGTAGTTAATTTAGTGTTTAGATTAAATTCAGTTTTCACCTGCCCTCACATTTTCATCTCAAGGTGCCATCAGAGATTAGACTGATAGTGAGTAACAATGCAGTAGAAACTGCTAGGAGGTTTTGGCAGCCAGGCAGGGACAGCTGGAAATTCTGGCATCTGAGAAAAAATGCATGGCAGTTGGGATTGTGGAATAAACACATCAGCTtgatctataatatataactaatggaagaaaggggaagttgatagaaatgaatttaaataataagttagaaattgtagaaaactgataagggaagcaaagggacacaaggagaaataaatTGCCTtcagaattaaggacaataaggagtttttcaaatatattaggaacaaaaagaatcctaataaTAGTATTGGTTcatactagatggaaatggtagaattatcaataataatgtatAAAAGGCAGAAGGTTTCAGTATCTGAGGATAAATAATGATATAGCCTCATCATGTGGTAACAATAgcactctttccattcccctaGTATCTgcggaggatgttaaacagaaactattaaagtcagacatttttaaatctgtacgtacagataacttgcatccaagagttttaaaagaactggctgaGGGGCTAGCTGGGTGTTAATGTTGATTGTAGTAAGTCttagagcactggggaagttctagaagactggaagaaaactaatgtgccaatttttaaaaagggaaaatggaatgatctgggtaattataggcctgtcagcctgacattgatcccacccagataatggagtggctgatacagaACTTGATTAATAGAAATTTAAAgtagggtaatgtaattaatgcaaatcaacatggctttatggaaaacagatctttttttgatgagattacaagtttgttgATCAAGATAATAATGTTGATGTAAGAGACTTCTGTAAGggatttgacttggtactgcacattttgatttaaaaaaaaacaacaaccctagaatgatatcaaattaacatggcacacattaaatggattaaaaactggctaactgataggcctcaaaatgtaactgtaaacaggtaTTTTTCCTATCTGACCCTTTTATCAATGACAtggaaaaaagtataaaaatcactcaaaaagtttgcagacgacaccAAAATAGGGgtagtagtaaataatgaagaggacaggtcattgattcagagtgacctggattgcttggtaaactgggcacaagcaaacaatacatGTTGTATTCATCTGGGAACAGAGAGTGccggccatacttacaggatgggggactctggcctgggaagcagggactctgaaggAGATTTGGGGTTGTGTTGGCTAATCAGCTAAACACAAGCTCCCAtgatgatgctgtggccaaaggagctaatgtgatcctgggatgtatgaacagggaatctcaagtaggcgcagagaggtgatttttcctctgtatttggcactggtgtgaccactgctagaATCCTGTCTCCAGTTTTAGTGTCCacagttcaggaaggatgttggaAAACTGGAGaaggtttagagaagagccacgagaatgacaCTGGATATAGCTACACTGCACTAAAAGACCCATGGCACCATGTCTCAGAGCCTGGCCAAggagctgtggggctaaaaagaGCAATGTAGATGCCTCCCCCACAAgtctactctgctatttttagccatacACCTGAGTCAATTGAGCCAGGCTCTGGGATTCAGTGCCATGGgatattttattgcagtgtagacataccctaaaagcttagaaaacctgccttagaaaCAGACTCagagagctcaatctgtttagcttaacaaagagaaagttaaggggtgacttgatcccagtctgagtacctacatggggagcaaATCTTTAATAACGGACTCTTAAGTCTTGCAGAGAAAGATCtgacacaatccaatggctggaagttgaagctaaacaaattcaagctagaaataaggcataaattttaagtgagagtaattaaccattggaacaatttaccaagggtcattgtggattctccatcactgagcattttaaaatcaagacttgatgtttttctaaaagatctgccctaggaattatCCTGGAGCAGTTCTCTGGTCTGTGCTGTACAGgaaggcagactagatgatcacaatgggcccCTCTGGCCCTGGAACCTACAAATGTTCCTGTTAATCAAATTGGCAATGAAATAGATAATACTAACAAGGGTGAAAGGCCATGATAAAACCAGCATCAGCCCCTGGAGTAAGAGGGCCATTCAGTACCCACTCACTGCAGTGGTCACACTATTCCTCTTTGCATGGGGATTTCTGCAACCCCATGTGCTAGGAACagggtttttaaatgaaagccaagatcCTGGAG
This region of Chrysemys picta bellii isolate R12L10 chromosome 9, ASM1138683v2, whole genome shotgun sequence genomic DNA includes:
- the SASH3 gene encoding SAM and SH3 domain-containing protein 3 isoform X1; this translates as MNFPYIPETLVVMFPCCKASLSGESAMLRRKPSNASDKEQAQKKKLSLQRSSSFKDFGKAKPSSPVVSEKEFNLEENIPEDDLANAPPDDTGKSSGMKLGKKWRAVISRTMNRKMGKMAVKALAEGKGEVGEEGSMSPMSLDGSLEEPSLEKMPLSYVELEEDVHTPLSRQTSSGSELGCTSPCTTGSNRDSVRLEEPSLPYSGPFCGRARVHTDFTPSPYDKDSLKLRKGDIIGIIEKPPVGTWTGMLNNRVGSFKFIYVDIIPEEPVPARKSRVQSKSKRPKPKTLHELLERINLEVRAWPRALGKGRTGNLHTGTSSRVTICPVLARTVPFLSPVPAILTFLAKARCAGTWGGEWGCQPCPGREAGLEGAAIPTPAPASLISHISNSSANLLHLIPAPFSAATPNAGNAAAVHGIKMLQFSSIDHKTNYGMST